Proteins encoded by one window of Chanos chanos chromosome 7, fChaCha1.1, whole genome shotgun sequence:
- the epoa gene encoding erythropoietin translates to MSYSSGLFALLLMVLEWTRLGLPSPLRPICDLRVIDQFIMEARDAEAAMRACKEGCRLPGPFTVPLTRVNFDVWEKKDVQEQAREVQTGLWLLKEAISSLQVVGNSAAQSHIDSSLRNIASIGQVLHSLSIQEYIPPAGVLGEQETWRVSSASELFQVHVNFLRGKVRLLLANAPVCQQDAS, encoded by the exons ATGTCTTACAGTTCAG GACTCTTTGCCTTGCTACTGATGGTGTTGGAGTGGACCAGACTTGGCCTGCCCTCCCCTCTGCGGCCCATCTGTGACCTACGTGTAATCGACCAATTCATCATGGAGGCACGGGATGCTGAGGCTGCTATG AGGGCTTGTAAAGAGGGATGCAGACTTCCTGGACCATTCACCGTTCCCTTAACAAGAGTAAACTTTGATGTTTGGGAAAAGAAGGAT GTACAGGAACAAGCTCGAGAGGTCCAGACAGGCCTGTGGTTGCTAAAAGAGGCCATCAGCTCTTTGCAAGTTGTGGGTAATTCAGCAGCACAGTCCCACATAGACAGCAGCCTTAGAAACATCGCCAGCATTGGACAGGTGCTGCATAGTCTCAGCATCCAG GAATACATCCCTCCAGCAGGAGTCCTGGGGGAACAGGAAACATGGCGGGTATCCTCTGCTTCAGAGCTCTTCCAGGTCCATGTCAACTTCCTGCGTGGAAAAGTACGCCTCCTGCTCGCCAACGCGCCTGTCTGCCAGCAGGATGCAAGCTGA